The following DNA comes from Acidobacteriota bacterium.
AAACGCACCAGTATGGTCATCGGGCACCCGCCGCTCGCTACGCCAGCATCATGAAGGCGAAAAAGAGCACCGCTCCGTTGTTGAGGGCGTGCGCCGTCATGGGCGCGATGATCGACCCGCGCCACTGGCGGACGGCGCACAGGGTAAACCCGATCATGCCGAGGACGGGGACGGCCATCCAGCCCTGCGGGTGGATGAGGGCGAAGAGGAGCCCGGTGGCGACGCCCGCCACCGCCCAGTGCAGGCGGCGGCGCAGGTACCCGAAGAGCATCCCGCGAAAGAAGGTCTCCTCCACGACGGGGGCCCAGACGCAGCCCAGGAGCGCGATGAGGGCCAGGGTGGCCGGGTCCCCCCTGATTTCGTTCACGATGGGGTGGGAGGGAACCTTCCCGGCGAAGCGCGAGAGGAACATGACCGGGACCAGGGCGAGGGCGAGCAGGGGAAGCCCCGCGAGATAGCCGAGGACTCCGGCCCCCATTTCGCGCCAGACCCCCTGCCCGCGGTGCCACCCGAGGGCGGCGCGGGTCCCCTTCCACCCCGCCCCCCGGAGCATGGGCCAGCAGAGGGCCAGGATCACGGCCGGGAGCGCCAGCAACACCGACGCGGGGGCCAGGCCCGGCAGGAGCCGCAGCGCAAGCGCCGGCAGCACGATCATCCCCGCGAGGTAGATGGCGAAAGCCTCGATGAGGGGCTCCCCGGGGGAATCGGGAGGCGAAAACCGGGCCCGCAGCCCCCCCCTCCTACGCCAGA
Coding sequences within:
- a CDS encoding CPBP family intramembrane metalloprotease, whose amino-acid sequence is MGTAVACLVILMAVVAAQGHSSPGGDAPRQGFERDMALGLMGRYVVGMKSLLGEESAALGIPQLEKAIEGSHHPQKRLFLAPVLVELGAREKALAELEHLAAEPGGGGSARDAALFLELYRQGSRSFGAARRPEIEKYGWTGALALSHDLPPGDPERRAVVRAALRTFAGAAAFITGAVAALMAGTVLLILALLWRRRGGLRARFSPPDSPGEPLIEAFAIYLAGMIVLPALALRLLPGLAPASVLLALPAVILALCWPMLRGAGWKGTRAALGWHRGQGVWREMGAGVLGYLAGLPLLALALVPVMFLSRFAGKVPSHPIVNEIRGDPATLALIALLGCVWAPVVEETFFRGMLFGYLRRRLHWAVAGVATGLLFALIHPQGWMAVPVLGMIGFTLCAVRQWRGSIIAPMTAHALNNGAVLFFAFMMLA